The Gemmatimonadota bacterium genome includes a window with the following:
- a CDS encoding phytanoyl-CoA dioxygenase family protein, whose product MDKNLLLTSVEMAQFASTGFLRFDNLVPRELCEAAHEEMSTGKLRRRAPMGSPFSEAWPDEAIGKIFRLPKVAAIIHSLVGPNPRYDHHAAHLTPANTRKGANLHQDAEYDVRDLHFDIQISFFPEDTPLESGGTLFVPGTQFRRVHEAEIKRYQNIIGQVQAVCEAGTMFFWHTNIWHSARSNFTDRDRYMFKLRLNPTVRQQRLWNTDDLDSPEVMQKLNQKIPWHGQRHRIELMNRIKFWRFLTGDPTFDMALWWGRVENTPDIIVQGGY is encoded by the coding sequence ATGGATAAGAATCTTTTGCTTACGTCCGTGGAAATGGCGCAGTTTGCAAGCACGGGTTTTCTGCGTTTTGACAATCTGGTGCCGCGGGAACTCTGCGAAGCCGCACACGAAGAGATGAGTACGGGCAAGCTCAGACGCCGCGCTCCGATGGGTTCGCCTTTTAGCGAGGCCTGGCCCGATGAAGCCATTGGCAAGATTTTTCGCCTGCCCAAAGTGGCAGCGATTATTCACAGTCTGGTGGGTCCCAATCCGCGATACGATCACCACGCGGCGCATCTCACGCCGGCAAATACGCGCAAGGGTGCCAATTTGCATCAGGATGCAGAGTACGATGTTCGCGATTTGCATTTCGATATTCAGATTTCCTTTTTTCCAGAGGATACGCCGCTGGAAAGTGGGGGTACGCTTTTTGTGCCGGGTACGCAATTTCGCCGGGTTCACGAAGCTGAGATTAAGCGCTATCAGAATATCATAGGGCAGGTGCAGGCGGTTTGCGAGGCGGGGACGATGTTTTTCTGGCATACGAATATATGGCATTCGGCGCGGAGCAATTTTACGGATAGGGATAGGTATATGTTTAAGCTGCGCCTCAATCCCACGGTTCGGCAGCAGCGTTTGTGGAATACCGACGATCTCGATAGTCCCGAGGTTATGCAGAAACTCAATCAGAAGATTCCCTGGCACGGGCAACGCCATCGCATTGAACTTATGAATCGCATCAAGTTCTGGCGTTTTCTCACTGGGGATCCCACTTTTGATATGGCGCTCTGGTGGGGGCGCGTTGAGAATACACCAGATATTATTGTTCAGGGGGGTTATTGA
- a CDS encoding PHP domain-containing protein, whose amino-acid sequence MYIDLHMHTTASDGAWTRSELLDLLAEYNITTFAVTDHDTTQNSQSMISEAEARGMHCISGVEISTLYDREYHITCYGIDFEHPGLQSLLSYNREERNALNLETVRLLAEQDARIDFEQYESYTYDPIRGGWKSLNFLIDQGIIEDIPGYFAITQHLNMRVECPPPEIVIQTVKDAGGFPFLAHPNVYQGGERMSRDQLMLWRDFGIAGIECYSPSVNDLSETRYYIDFCKKNNLLISGGSDYHGPFLSRPLGDPLITRDMLDLGGLI is encoded by the coding sequence ATGTACATTGATCTCCACATGCACACGACTGCATCTGATGGTGCATGGACGCGGTCTGAACTCCTCGATTTGCTCGCCGAATATAATATCACGACTTTTGCGGTTACCGATCACGATACGACTCAGAATAGCCAATCTATGATTTCCGAGGCTGAAGCGCGTGGTATGCACTGTATCTCCGGCGTTGAAATCTCGACCCTGTACGATCGCGAATATCACATTACCTGCTATGGCATTGATTTTGAGCACCCGGGTCTTCAATCTCTTCTCTCATACAATCGCGAGGAGCGCAACGCCCTCAATCTGGAGACGGTTCGCCTGTTGGCTGAACAAGACGCGCGCATCGATTTTGAACAGTACGAGTCCTATACTTATGATCCGATACGCGGTGGCTGGAAGTCTTTGAATTTCCTCATTGATCAGGGTATCATCGAAGATATTCCCGGGTATTTTGCGATCACTCAGCACCTGAATATGCGTGTTGAATGCCCTCCGCCTGAAATCGTTATTCAGACGGTCAAAGACGCAGGAGGCTTCCCTTTTCTCGCGCATCCCAATGTGTATCAGGGCGGCGAACGGATGTCCAGAGATCAACTCATGCTATGGCGCGATTTTGGCATCGCGGGTATCGAGTGCTATTCGCCTTCGGTAAATGATCTTTCTGAGACCAGGTACTATATTGATTTTTGTAAGAAAAATAATTTGCTCATTTCCGGTGGCTCAGATTATCACGGTCCTTTTCTCTCCCGTCCCCTGGGCGATCCGCTTATCACGCGCGATATGCTCGATCTGGGCGGTCTCATATAA
- a CDS encoding Mov34/MPN/PAD-1 family protein has protein sequence MVEVKISKAVRRALTLMEGHPAICHVAISSFDKATRTTSVNATFDVSLPNAWRPSGESPSGVRLKEGVRFGFPKDFPFSPPSISLRRDFNRNLPHMQPYLLSGRPVPCIYDGDITELLHQEGLVSILNQVSVWLNRAAMLTLMDPEQGWEPVRRDTFESYIVADADKLRGLVNRRGGHRFFEFEYLRNISNGYKGFVHGRISSSVPKVNHNEVPKIFREESLDQQLCCNKSLALIVWPGKLSSGKLIVTDSYFPETVNNVDKLKRRAKLYGCLSELENGLKWLKRCLSRYEKAGPFTIAIVLMARRPFKVIGSQSPIELCPYVVDIHTPDLFLEDGETSVRPSMQIHTVSRSLLAQLSGDAAQSERPRWTLVGAGSLGSKLALHLARAGYAPETVLDNSPMLPHNAARHALIPTTGSMQLLGMDAKARRLCDALSGLDQKATPIMANVIDLLKSKTKVRRVCSKDSWAIVNATASLAVRQALVSTQSLTTRVIETSLFAGGIVGIITTEGPDRNPNTADLIAECYGILQEDPDLAHIVFRSDDAMSRQSIGQGCGSLTMTMSDGRLSLFAAGMSEYLLAKQRGGLPNTGGEILIGQLSADGIGLEWCVHQISPVTVVNTINGGKWRVHIHPRAVAKIEQERIRHPKVETGGVLMGRFSEASQIVNVVDVLDAPEDSTRSATEFVLGTKGLSSQMRTYSESVGGSLYCLGTWHSHLSVSGPSSTDRATAKAIDLSRLCPSILLISTPVGFQALLVDEVDK, from the coding sequence ATGGTAGAAGTCAAAATCAGTAAAGCTGTCAGGCGTGCATTGACTTTGATGGAGGGCCATCCGGCTATTTGTCATGTGGCAATTTCATCTTTTGATAAAGCCACGAGGACAACCAGCGTCAATGCGACGTTTGATGTTAGTTTACCGAATGCTTGGAGGCCCTCCGGGGAAAGTCCTTCAGGTGTCAGGCTCAAAGAAGGGGTGCGTTTCGGTTTCCCGAAAGACTTTCCTTTCAGCCCTCCAAGCATATCATTACGCCGGGATTTCAATCGCAATCTGCCTCACATGCAGCCGTATTTGCTTTCCGGGCGACCTGTTCCCTGTATCTACGATGGTGATATTACTGAACTTCTTCACCAAGAAGGATTGGTCAGTATTCTGAATCAGGTTTCTGTTTGGCTCAATCGTGCTGCCATGCTTACCCTTATGGATCCAGAACAAGGGTGGGAACCCGTCCGGCGCGATACGTTTGAGTCATATATTGTCGCTGACGCTGACAAACTCCGTGGATTGGTAAATCGCAGAGGTGGGCACAGATTCTTTGAGTTTGAATATTTGAGGAATATCTCTAATGGCTATAAAGGCTTTGTTCATGGAAGGATTTCTTCCTCGGTGCCCAAAGTAAATCATAATGAAGTGCCGAAGATATTTAGGGAGGAATCATTAGATCAGCAACTCTGCTGTAACAAATCGCTGGCGTTGATTGTCTGGCCGGGTAAGCTCTCGTCAGGTAAGTTGATTGTCACCGACTCTTATTTCCCTGAAACAGTGAATAACGTTGATAAACTTAAACGACGTGCTAAACTGTACGGTTGCCTCAGCGAACTTGAAAATGGCCTCAAATGGCTAAAGCGGTGTCTGTCGCGATATGAAAAAGCCGGTCCATTCACCATAGCAATTGTACTCATGGCACGCCGTCCGTTCAAAGTAATTGGAAGTCAAAGCCCTATTGAGCTATGTCCGTATGTCGTGGACATTCATACCCCTGATTTATTCTTAGAAGACGGGGAAACATCAGTACGACCATCCATGCAGATCCACACAGTAAGCCGGTCCCTCCTCGCTCAATTGTCAGGCGATGCTGCACAATCGGAACGACCGCGCTGGACACTTGTCGGTGCAGGCAGTCTGGGATCAAAGTTAGCACTTCATCTTGCGCGAGCCGGATATGCACCTGAAACCGTACTGGACAACTCGCCAATGTTACCGCACAACGCGGCGCGGCATGCACTTATTCCTACGACAGGCAGTATGCAGCTTCTGGGGATGGATGCTAAGGCCAGAAGGCTGTGTGATGCACTGAGCGGATTGGATCAGAAAGCAACACCGATTATGGCAAATGTTATCGACCTATTGAAATCCAAAACTAAGGTGCGACGTGTCTGTTCAAAGGATTCATGGGCGATTGTAAACGCAACAGCATCTTTGGCCGTCCGTCAAGCTCTTGTATCAACCCAATCGCTAACCACGCGGGTTATTGAGACTTCCTTGTTTGCAGGTGGCATTGTCGGAATAATTACGACCGAGGGACCAGACCGAAATCCAAACACCGCCGATTTGATAGCTGAATGCTACGGAATCCTGCAAGAAGATCCAGACTTAGCGCATATCGTATTCAGAAGTGATGACGCGATGTCACGCCAAAGCATTGGTCAAGGTTGCGGCTCTCTGACGATGACTATGTCGGATGGCCGCTTGTCACTATTTGCTGCTGGAATGTCTGAATACTTACTGGCAAAGCAGCGCGGCGGATTGCCTAATACCGGTGGTGAGATTCTTATAGGTCAGTTGTCCGCAGATGGAATTGGTCTGGAATGGTGTGTTCACCAGATTTCGCCAGTGACAGTCGTGAATACAATAAATGGGGGAAAATGGCGCGTTCATATTCATCCGCGAGCAGTGGCGAAGATTGAGCAAGAAAGAATACGCCACCCGAAGGTCGAGACAGGTGGTGTGCTTATGGGCCGATTTTCGGAAGCATCCCAAATTGTTAATGTTGTAGATGTTTTGGACGCGCCAGAGGATAGCACACGATCAGCTACTGAATTTGTTCTTGGTACCAAAGGATTAAGTAGCCAGATGAGGACCTACTCAGAGTCAGTCGGGGGGTCACTCTACTGTCTCGGCACTTGGCACAGCCATCTTTCCGTAAGTGGCCCATCCTCGACAGACCGGGCAACCGCAAAGGCTATTGACCTATCACGCCTTTGCCCATCGATTCTCTTGATAAGTACTCCTGTAGGTTTTCAAGCACTGTTGGTTGACGAGGTAGATAAATGA
- a CDS encoding ribonucleotide-diphosphate reductase subunit beta produces the protein MTKRINPEDKRLLNCRQVDVNQLMPLKYEWAWEHYLNGCANHWMPTEVPMQRDIELWRSNALNDAERKVILRNLGFFSTGESLVGNNIVLAIFKHITNSEARQYLLRQAFEEAIHTHTFHYIVESLGLNAREVFNMYHEVASIEGKDKFVMELTEDVLDPNFTTQSIEGIQKFVKNLIGFYVIMEGIFFYSGFVMILSFHRQNRMTGIGEQFQYILRDETIHLNFGIDLINTIKLENPEIWTTELQRDIYDLIHEAVEYEVIYARDCVPDGVLGLNEDLFREYVQFIADRRLERIGLQSVYGSKNPFPWMGETIDIAKEKNFFETRVTDYQSAGSLQWDD, from the coding sequence CTGACCAAGCGCATCAACCCGGAAGACAAGCGACTGCTCAATTGTCGGCAGGTAGATGTGAACCAGTTGATGCCTCTCAAATACGAATGGGCATGGGAGCACTATCTCAACGGATGCGCCAATCACTGGATGCCGACAGAAGTGCCCATGCAGCGCGACATAGAACTCTGGCGCTCAAATGCACTGAACGACGCCGAGCGAAAAGTCATCTTGCGAAACCTCGGATTCTTCAGCACGGGCGAAAGCCTCGTCGGCAACAACATCGTACTCGCCATCTTCAAACACATCACAAACTCCGAAGCCCGGCAATACCTCTTGCGCCAGGCATTTGAAGAGGCCATACACACGCACACATTCCACTACATCGTCGAATCCCTGGGCCTGAACGCGCGCGAAGTATTCAACATGTATCACGAAGTCGCCTCCATCGAAGGCAAAGACAAATTCGTGATGGAACTAACCGAAGATGTACTGGACCCCAACTTCACAACACAAAGCATTGAAGGCATACAGAAATTCGTGAAAAACCTCATCGGCTTTTACGTCATAATGGAAGGCATCTTCTTCTATAGCGGCTTTGTCATGATCCTCTCCTTCCACCGGCAAAACCGCATGACCGGCATCGGCGAACAATTTCAGTACATCCTGCGCGACGAGACCATACATCTGAATTTCGGCATCGACCTGATCAACACCATAAAACTCGAAAATCCAGAAATATGGACAACGGAACTGCAACGCGACATCTACGACCTCATCCACGAAGCCGTGGAATACGAAGTCATCTACGCGCGGGATTGTGTGCCCGACGGCGTACTGGGCCTCAATGAAGACCTATTCCGCGAATACGTGCAATTCATCGCCGATCGTCGCCTGGAACGAATCGGCCTACAAAGCGTATATGGATCGAAAAATCCATTTCCGTGGATGGGAGAAACCATCGACATCGCAAAAGAAAAGAACTTCTTTGAAACGCGCGTCACGGATTATCAAAGCGCGGGATCCTTGCAGTGGGATGATTAA
- the epmA gene encoding EF-P lysine aminoacylase EpmA, whose product MHEYPSPQYPARCKRTHRICELQSGAFAVVAGRLVDSDTLSDETGTVRLGFNTADAGRAGNIVEVEGRFEDDVFCASGLRVLVPSRGGAVPLTQDVQTNLRKRAKIIAGIRRFFDEKGFVEVETPLMVPQPGMEPHLEAFRTTYEMRQFYLHTSPEYAMKRLLAAGFERIYQVCKVFRHEPVGRMHTPEFTMLEWYRAYADYTDIMVDTEYLIAELATDLYGEPVVQTDQCAVDLTPPWERISVREAMLRYAGITADPYSETAAFIRQARLSTVDEDDPPDVAFFKVFLDRVEPHLGVQKPAILYDYPAPMAALAKRKSSAPDLAERFEVYIAGVELCNAFTELNDPDEQRQRLEEEAAQRVREGNPAYPIDERFLAALEYGMPPSGGIALGVDRLIMLLTGASSIGEVMAFPMADQ is encoded by the coding sequence ATGCACGAATATCCATCTCCCCAATATCCCGCACGGTGTAAGCGTACGCATCGGATCTGTGAGCTTCAGTCGGGTGCGTTTGCGGTTGTGGCCGGGCGGCTTGTAGATAGCGATACGTTGTCCGATGAGACGGGGACGGTGCGTCTGGGTTTTAATACTGCGGATGCGGGACGGGCGGGGAATATTGTGGAGGTTGAGGGTCGTTTTGAAGACGATGTTTTTTGTGCTTCAGGACTGCGGGTGCTGGTGCCGTCGCGTGGTGGCGCAGTGCCTCTAACTCAGGACGTGCAGACGAATTTGCGCAAGCGCGCCAAAATTATCGCGGGGATTCGCCGCTTTTTTGATGAGAAGGGTTTTGTGGAGGTTGAGACCCCTCTGATGGTGCCGCAACCGGGTATGGAGCCGCACCTTGAAGCGTTTCGGACGACGTATGAGATGCGTCAGTTTTATCTGCATACGTCGCCTGAGTATGCGATGAAACGCCTGCTGGCGGCTGGGTTTGAACGGATATACCAGGTTTGCAAGGTGTTTCGGCACGAGCCTGTTGGCAGGATGCATACGCCGGAGTTTACGATGCTGGAGTGGTATCGGGCGTACGCGGATTATACGGATATTATGGTGGATACCGAATATCTGATTGCCGAACTTGCGACAGATTTATATGGAGAGCCTGTTGTGCAGACGGATCAGTGCGCGGTTGATCTGACGCCGCCGTGGGAGCGTATTTCCGTGCGGGAGGCGATGTTGCGCTATGCGGGTATTACTGCTGATCCGTATTCGGAGACGGCTGCGTTTATCAGGCAGGCGAGACTTTCGACGGTTGATGAGGACGATCCGCCAGATGTCGCGTTTTTCAAGGTTTTTCTCGATCGGGTTGAGCCGCATCTGGGTGTGCAGAAGCCCGCGATTTTGTACGATTATCCTGCGCCGATGGCGGCGCTTGCCAAGCGCAAGTCCAGCGCGCCAGATCTGGCTGAGCGTTTTGAGGTTTATATTGCGGGGGTGGAGTTGTGCAATGCGTTTACAGAGTTGAACGATCCGGATGAGCAACGCCAGCGGTTGGAAGAGGAGGCCGCCCAGCGCGTGAGGGAGGGGAATCCGGCTTATCCGATTGACGAGCGTTTTCTCGCGGCTCTCGAATACGGGATGCCGCCTTCTGGCGGGATTGCGCTTGGGGTGGATCGTCTCATTATGTTGCTTACTGGGGCGTCTTCTATAGGCGAGGTTATGGCTTTTCCCATGGCTGATCAATAG
- a CDS encoding amidohydrolase family protein, which yields MRPYICCHNHIGRTINRAPTVGQNAQMCLSRFAETDIYAAISMPTAVGSPITRGIRDIREQNAAIARACKKFPHVFPIGMALIEPRFGELGIDEAEKAMDDLGLVGVAGHPPMKEEILPMVEVAAARNGLCNLHWHDSLMDRTARTFPNAQFIVHASTWAAENLSQHDNIWFEVVQYPDGRGSTWDFKWFADKVGRERLIFGADLPYYDYRFLQHIIEEADCDDDLKDRIAHQNVLALIKQYKSDWTLPTQPPQAPRVYNPEHLWACNPDQTDRLTVDILP from the coding sequence ATGCGCCCGTACATCTGTTGTCACAACCACATTGGACGAACCATTAACCGCGCACCCACCGTCGGACAAAACGCCCAAATGTGTTTGTCCCGCTTTGCCGAAACCGACATTTACGCCGCCATATCAATGCCAACAGCCGTGGGAAGTCCAATCACCCGGGGAATACGGGACATACGGGAACAAAACGCAGCAATAGCCCGCGCGTGCAAAAAATTTCCCCACGTATTTCCCATTGGCATGGCACTCATCGAGCCGCGATTCGGCGAACTCGGCATTGACGAAGCCGAAAAAGCCATGGACGACCTGGGCCTCGTCGGAGTAGCCGGACACCCCCCCATGAAAGAAGAAATCCTCCCCATGGTAGAAGTCGCAGCCGCGCGAAACGGACTGTGCAACCTGCACTGGCACGACAGCTTGATGGACCGCACCGCCCGAACATTTCCAAACGCGCAATTTATCGTACACGCCAGCACCTGGGCTGCGGAAAACCTATCACAGCACGACAACATCTGGTTCGAAGTCGTACAATACCCCGATGGACGGGGATCCACATGGGACTTCAAATGGTTCGCCGACAAAGTCGGGCGCGAGCGACTCATCTTTGGCGCGGACCTGCCATATTACGACTATCGCTTCCTCCAGCACATAATAGAAGAAGCCGACTGCGACGACGACTTAAAAGATCGAATCGCCCATCAAAATGTCCTGGCCCTGATCAAACAATACAAATCGGACTGGACATTGCCGACGCAACCGCCTCAAGCACCCCGCGTGTACAATCCGGAACACCTCTGGGCGTGCAACCCGGATCAGACAGATCGGTTGACCGTAGATATCTTGCCTTGA
- a CDS encoding sulfatase-like hydrolase/transferase, whose translation MTRKRPNIIVFLTDDQGYGDLGIYGNPDLDTPHIDRIGQEGLCLNQHYTASPICAPARAAFLTGRYNHRVGALSVESNRGLDRIALGESTIADLFKANGYATGMVGKWHNGLHDMRYHPNNRGFDEFAGFLNGGMNYWNWIIEYNGQPKWSDGRYLTDVFTQDAIEFIKRHKTEPFFLYIAYNAPHGPLEAPEEDIRPFEEMEKFTRAVCLTYGMIRRMDTGIGQILDTLEQHDLAEDTIVLYTSDNGPVHLGKGENDQTRYNGPFRGMKYDVLEGGIRVPGLIRWPAGLSQGETYDGMLHFTDWMPTLLQACGIDMQTPSDGMDVIPALQGEPQKLPTKRYWQFNRYDPIGTCNAAMRDGEWKLYWPRIEEAMQKMKSDNPPFQKNCEVPHFLMNVENPPVERTLSPPGDPELYNIDNDPHENINLAQQQPDRVHRMKRELETWFEAVEADRVSRPIRPQTTGCALVG comes from the coding sequence ATGACCCGTAAGCGACCAAACATAATCGTATTTCTAACCGACGACCAGGGCTATGGCGACCTGGGAATCTACGGAAACCCGGACCTGGACACGCCCCACATCGACCGCATCGGTCAGGAAGGCCTGTGCCTGAACCAACACTACACCGCATCCCCAATCTGTGCGCCAGCCCGAGCCGCTTTTTTAACCGGACGCTACAACCACCGCGTAGGCGCACTGAGCGTAGAGTCAAACCGCGGACTGGACCGAATCGCACTCGGCGAATCCACAATCGCGGATCTATTCAAAGCAAACGGCTATGCAACGGGAATGGTGGGAAAATGGCACAATGGACTACACGACATGCGGTATCATCCGAACAACCGGGGCTTCGATGAATTCGCGGGATTCTTAAACGGAGGGATGAATTACTGGAACTGGATCATCGAATACAACGGACAGCCGAAATGGTCAGACGGCCGGTATCTCACCGACGTATTCACACAGGACGCCATTGAATTTATCAAACGGCACAAAACAGAGCCGTTCTTTCTCTACATAGCCTACAACGCGCCGCACGGACCACTCGAAGCGCCAGAAGAAGACATCCGCCCCTTTGAAGAAATGGAAAAATTCACCCGCGCCGTGTGCCTCACCTACGGAATGATCCGGCGGATGGACACCGGAATCGGGCAAATCCTGGATACACTCGAACAACACGACCTGGCGGAAGACACCATCGTACTGTACACCAGCGACAACGGACCTGTCCACCTCGGCAAAGGAGAAAACGACCAAACCCGCTACAACGGACCATTTCGGGGCATGAAATACGATGTACTCGAAGGCGGAATCCGCGTACCGGGCCTGATCCGCTGGCCCGCGGGCTTGTCGCAAGGCGAGACATATGACGGAATGCTGCACTTTACAGACTGGATGCCCACGCTATTACAGGCCTGCGGAATTGACATGCAGACGCCTTCTGATGGGATGGATGTCATCCCCGCATTACAGGGTGAACCCCAAAAACTCCCGACCAAACGATACTGGCAATTCAACCGCTACGATCCCATCGGCACATGCAATGCCGCGATGCGAGATGGGGAATGGAAACTCTACTGGCCCCGCATTGAAGAAGCCATGCAAAAAATGAAATCGGACAATCCACCATTCCAGAAAAATTGCGAAGTACCGCATTTTCTCATGAACGTAGAAAATCCACCCGTGGAGCGGACACTATCGCCACCCGGCGACCCGGAACTCTACAACATCGACAACGACCCCCACGAAAACATCAACCTCGCCCAACAACAGCCAGACCGCGTACACCGCATGAAACGCGAACTGGAAACGTGGTTTGAAGCCGTAGAAGCGGATCGAGTGAGCCGCCCTATTCGACCGCAAACAACCGGTTGTGCGCTGGTAGGCTGA
- a CDS encoding sugar phosphate isomerase/epimerase, whose translation MHLSMHNWMRSESLATTLERLAKFGYESIELSGEPERYDTSEVRALRGKYNIRCWGAVTLMMGDRNMLAKDAGIRAQSVQYVKDCVTMVKELDGYELTVVPATVGKIEPDATPDEEWEWAVAGMREVYDHSESEGVRLAIEPINRFETYFITRGAQALALAEATGANCGVCLDAFHINIEEADPYQAIRDAGDRLVDFHVADNNRMACGLGNWDWAKLVATLKEVGYDDALTVEFVAPIDRTPANEYPNAVETNPVDITPEELKFIQDHGSSLLSEAFYTFLVEKTAETLLPLIGSADGADARR comes from the coding sequence ATGCATTTATCTATGCACAATTGGATGCGGTCAGAGTCTCTCGCAACCACGCTTGAGCGGTTGGCAAAATTTGGGTACGAGAGTATTGAGCTCAGTGGGGAACCCGAGCGGTATGATACGTCAGAGGTGCGTGCGTTGCGGGGTAAATACAATATCCGCTGCTGGGGGGCGGTGACTTTGATGATGGGCGACCGCAATATGCTGGCCAAAGATGCGGGAATTCGGGCACAATCCGTGCAGTACGTCAAGGACTGTGTTACGATGGTTAAGGAACTCGATGGGTATGAGCTGACTGTGGTGCCGGCTACTGTGGGGAAAATCGAACCGGATGCCACGCCCGATGAAGAGTGGGAATGGGCTGTGGCTGGCATGCGGGAGGTTTACGATCACTCTGAAAGTGAGGGGGTTCGTCTGGCGATTGAACCCATCAATCGGTTTGAGACGTATTTTATTACCAGGGGTGCTCAGGCGCTTGCCCTGGCAGAGGCGACGGGTGCAAATTGCGGGGTGTGTTTAGATGCTTTTCATATCAATATCGAAGAGGCGGATCCGTATCAAGCGATTCGAGATGCAGGTGACCGGCTGGTGGATTTTCACGTGGCGGATAACAACCGCATGGCGTGTGGGCTGGGGAATTGGGATTGGGCAAAATTGGTGGCGACGCTCAAAGAGGTGGGGTATGATGACGCGCTTACGGTGGAGTTTGTCGCGCCGATTGACCGAACGCCTGCGAATGAATACCCCAATGCGGTGGAGACCAATCCCGTTGATATTACACCTGAAGAACTCAAATTTATTCAGGATCACGGGAGCAGTCTGTTGAGTGAGGCGTTTTACACTTTTCTGGTAGAGAAAACGGCCGAGACGTTGTTGCCGTTGATTGGATCCGCAGATGGCGCAGATGCACGCAGATGA
- a CDS encoding NAD(P)-binding domain-containing protein yields the protein MAQKILITDKLQGPEFASEERTRAIDRLRDYAEVAFYDETEFGAEHAEGVVGVLADSVVFTPEFYATARDLRIVARWGVGFEKVDVPRATDCGVLVTVAPVHMVTVAEFAIAQWLAALKRVYTLNRNSHAGNFEIIRTYEAEGSTLGIWGLGRIGQAMAERARPLLGDSGRLLVYDIRPDIEEVAAQYDAEVVDDPRVLFEECDAISLHLSGDDTVVTYDLLCAMKPHASVINPSRGNLVDDEAVNRAIKEERLYYYLVDDPVNQTRAIHKDHPRIICTNHNAGITVESAIRLDECCVEQIIDALEGRTPRDVLNTDVLDHPRVQGFLK from the coding sequence ATGGCTCAAAAGATTCTCATTACAGATAAATTACAGGGGCCCGAGTTTGCATCTGAAGAGCGGACAAGGGCGATTGACAGGTTGCGAGATTACGCCGAGGTGGCGTTTTACGATGAGACCGAATTTGGTGCCGAACACGCCGAGGGTGTGGTGGGTGTTCTGGCGGATTCGGTTGTGTTTACGCCCGAGTTTTACGCCACGGCACGCGATTTGCGCATTGTTGCGCGCTGGGGTGTGGGTTTTGAAAAGGTCGATGTGCCGCGCGCGACGGATTGCGGTGTTCTTGTGACGGTTGCTCCCGTGCATATGGTCACGGTTGCCGAATTTGCGATCGCGCAGTGGCTGGCCGCGCTGAAGCGCGTTTATACGTTGAACCGAAATAGCCATGCGGGAAATTTTGAGATTATCAGGACTTATGAGGCAGAAGGTTCTACGCTGGGGATCTGGGGACTGGGACGGATCGGTCAGGCGATGGCGGAGCGCGCGCGTCCGCTTCTGGGTGATTCTGGACGTTTGCTGGTCTATGATATCCGTCCGGATATTGAGGAGGTCGCCGCACAGTACGATGCCGAGGTGGTCGATGATCCCCGCGTCCTTTTTGAGGAATGCGATGCGATTTCTCTCCATCTTTCGGGCGATGATACGGTTGTGACCTACGATTTGCTCTGCGCGATGAAGCCCCACGCTTCAGTGATCAATCCCTCGCGCGGCAATCTGGTGGATGACGAGGCGGTGAACCGGGCGATTAAAGAGGAGCGGCTTTATTATTATCTCGTCGATGATCCGGTTAATCAGACGCGCGCGATTCACAAGGACCATCCCCGCATTATATGTACCAATCACAACGCGGGTATTACCGTTGAGTCCGCTATTCGGCTTGACGAGTGTTGCGTGGAGCAAATTATCGACGCGCTCGAAGGTCGCACGCCCAGGGATGTGCTGAATACCGATGTTCTCGATCACCCGCGGGTTCAGGGGTTTTTGAAGTGA